One segment of Papaver somniferum cultivar HN1 unplaced genomic scaffold, ASM357369v1 unplaced-scaffold_137, whole genome shotgun sequence DNA contains the following:
- the LOC113334586 gene encoding uncharacterized protein LOC113334586, with the protein MSLFKKTYGSNIKYHHARRGKEDVFEDQYGDGEKSYSHLNWYVKSIEQTNPDSFVKLEVYEETGRFKRIFICFGACKHRYRYLRPMIYLDATFLIGRFRGTLMAATCVNGNDGFYPYAFAIVLSENKDNWFWFLDNLQQVVDDRPIVFLSDRHEGLLLGIPRAFPDSYHSYCFYHIKTIPNEKWANAFFPVCRYAAHFSSIAESFNNWILEFKKLPAFALLSAILLKVMQMNSKTRVEGLEIFNTRLTLVYEDLLNENINIGRTWTVVESMERLYEVRSPRTHSVDLLERTCTCHRWQVNGFPCAHACAAIQSTREDIYSFVEPYFTTEWYNRKYQEIILPIPNYDKPQSYNSSNRIIFPIPLPLPPVDEENSVSRRLGRSKRGL; encoded by the exons ATGTCACTCtttaagaagacttatgggtccaatattaagtatcaccatgcccgtaGAGGGAAAGAAGATGTATTTGAAGATCAATATGGTGACGGTGAGAAGTCGTATAGCCATTTAAATTGGTATGTGAAATCcattgagcaaactaatcctgatAGCTTTGTGAAACTTGAAGTTTATGAAGAAACTGGAAGATTTAAGCGGATTTTCATCTGTTTCGGTGCTTGCAAGCATAGATATAGGTATCTCAggcccatgatttacttggacgctACTTTCCTCATTGGTAGATTCAGGGGTACTTTGATGGCTGCAACATGTGTCAATGGAAATGATGGTTTTTACCCATATGCCTTTGCTATTGTTTTATCTGAAAACAAAgacaattggttttggtttctggatAATCTTCAACAAGTGGTCGATGATCGTCcgattgttttccttagtgatcgtCACGAAGGACTTCTACTGGGCATTCCAAGAGCATTTCCGGATTCATATCACAGCTATTGCTTTTACCACATCAA GACCATTCCAAATGAGAAATGGGCAAATGCATTTTTTCCTGTGTGCAGATATGCTGCTCACTTTTCATCTATTGCCGAGTCATTCAATAACTGGATTCTTGAGTTCAAAAAGCTGCCTGCTTTTGCTCTTCTCAGTGCGATACT TTTGAAGGTTATGCAGATGAATTCTAAGACAAGGGTAGAAGGTCTTGAAATTTTTAACACTAGGCTCACTCTCGTATACGAGGATTTACTAAACGAGAACATCAacattggtcgtacttggactGTTGTTGAGTCTATGGAAAGATTGTATGAAGTCAGGTCTCCCCGCACTCATTCTGTAGATCTGTTGGAGAGAACTTGTACGTGTCACAGGTGGCAAGTAAATGGTTTTCCCTGCGCACATGCTTGTGCTGCCATTCAATCTACAAGGGAGGACATCTattcatttgttgagccatacttcACCACTGAATGGTACAACAGGAAATACCAAGAGATCATCTTGCCAATCCCCAATTATGACAAGCCGCAGTCTTATAATTCTAGTAATAGGATTATTTTTCCTATTCCTTTGCCCCTCCCCCCGGTAGACGAAGAGAACAGCGTTTCAAGAAGGCTTGGGAGAAGCAAAAGAGGCCTATGA